The following coding sequences are from one Prochlorococcus marinus CUG1438 window:
- a CDS encoding AAA family ATPase, which translates to MNSWCKNLELLIKSRTSLIWIRTKEEARLEKIINFSSERLNIKRYVRWDYVNGIKGLVNEEGNFSNNPLGVLNWLKDQNPNVAIILLLKDFHKFYDDPSINRTIKELSSSLRETNHNLIISSHLFPSSEELEELMTIMNLPLPDQKELKNLIKNIATNTNSNLDEQDLNDLSIASSGLTEIKVKQVTAKALTQRGKISKEDIQDILEEKKQVIARSEILEFFEAKSSQDDIGGLNVLKVWLNQRYRAFSKEAREYGLPIPKGVLLVGAQGTGKSLTAKSISKSWSMPLLRLDVGRLFSSLVGSSEARTRETILRAEAMSPCILWIDEIDKGFGGDARSDGGTSQRVLASLLTWMAEKESAVFVIATANAIDKLPAELLRKGRFDEIFFLDLPNSEERSSILDLHLKKRRPSYSFPLSTIIDRTDGFSGAELEQAVIEGMHISFSENRELMEKDLIKAVSELIPLSRTAKEQIDFLKEWASTGRARSAS; encoded by the coding sequence ATGAATTCTTGGTGTAAAAATTTAGAATTACTTATAAAATCAAGAACTTCATTAATTTGGATAAGAACTAAAGAAGAGGCAAGATTAGAAAAAATTATTAATTTCTCATCTGAAAGACTTAATATAAAAAGATATGTTCGCTGGGATTATGTTAATGGTATTAAGGGGTTAGTAAACGAAGAGGGGAATTTTTCTAATAACCCATTGGGCGTACTTAATTGGCTTAAAGATCAGAATCCTAATGTAGCAATAATTTTACTATTGAAAGATTTTCATAAATTTTATGATGATCCATCTATAAATAGAACTATTAAAGAACTATCCTCCTCTCTTAGAGAAACTAATCATAATTTAATTATTAGTTCACATCTATTCCCCTCATCTGAAGAGCTTGAAGAATTAATGACAATTATGAACCTGCCCTTACCTGATCAAAAAGAGTTAAAAAATCTAATAAAAAATATTGCTACCAATACTAACTCAAATCTTGACGAACAAGACTTAAACGATCTTTCTATAGCTTCAAGTGGATTAACCGAAATAAAAGTAAAGCAAGTTACTGCAAAGGCACTTACACAGAGAGGAAAAATTAGTAAAGAAGATATCCAAGATATCCTAGAAGAGAAAAAACAAGTTATCGCAAGAAGTGAAATTTTAGAATTTTTCGAAGCTAAATCAAGTCAAGATGATATAGGTGGTTTAAATGTTTTAAAAGTTTGGCTGAATCAAAGGTACAGGGCTTTTTCTAAAGAAGCTAGAGAATATGGACTACCCATTCCTAAAGGAGTCTTACTTGTGGGAGCACAAGGAACGGGCAAATCACTGACCGCAAAATCAATTTCCAAAAGCTGGTCGATGCCTCTTCTCAGGTTAGATGTTGGAAGACTGTTTTCAAGCCTTGTTGGTTCAAGCGAGGCCAGAACAAGAGAAACAATATTGAGAGCTGAAGCAATGTCACCTTGCATCCTTTGGATCGATGAAATTGACAAGGGATTTGGGGGGGACGCTAGGAGTGATGGAGGAACCAGTCAAAGGGTTTTGGCAAGTTTGTTAACTTGGATGGCCGAAAAAGAATCTGCTGTTTTTGTTATTGCCACCGCTAATGCCATAGATAAGCTTCCAGCTGAATTATTAAGGAAAGGTAGGTTTGATGAGATATTTTTTCTTGATCTGCCAAATTCAGAAGAAAGGTCAAGTATTCTTGATTTACACCTAAAAAAAAGAAGACCAAGTTATAGTTTTCCTCTCTCTACAATTATTGACAGAACAGATGGATTTTCAGGCGCAGAACTTGAACAAGCAGTAATAGAGGGAATGCATATTTCATTCTCTGAGAATAGAGAGCTTATGGAGAAAGATTTAATAAAAGCTGTTTCTGAACTGATTCCCTTATCTCGAACAGCTAAAGAACAAATCGATTTCCTAAAAGAGTGGGCATCAACAGGGCGAGCCCGTTCCGCATCGTAA
- the yidC gene encoding membrane protein insertase YidC — MIGFISEKLLIPILDFFYGLVPSYGLAIVALTVVIRIALFPLSAGSIRSARRMKIAQPVMQKRQAEIKSKFSGDPKKQQEELGKLMGEFGSPLAGCLPLIVQMPVLFALFATLRGSPFADVPYNINLKVVPQDQIAAIDPKPYKSPRHSIFITEKSHFPVVATIPNGTKLGTEESIKINLQTTNGNSYSEVLSNYDNGSNFLPTWKVSKGSENIKVTQDGTVTAIKPGDATIEAKIPGLAAKSGFLFIKALGQVGFYVDGSINWDIAALVGAFGLTLLLSQVLSSQGMPSNPQQSTANKITPVMITGMFLFFPLPAGVLLYMVVANIFQAFQTFLLNREALPENLQKILDQQLLGKNEAITTTSSTISEKRLPFEPNSKK; from the coding sequence GTGATAGGGTTCATTTCTGAAAAACTACTTATCCCGATTCTAGATTTTTTCTACGGTTTAGTCCCAAGTTATGGTTTAGCAATTGTTGCATTAACAGTTGTGATTCGAATAGCACTTTTCCCTTTAAGTGCTGGCTCAATTAGAAGCGCCAGAAGGATGAAGATTGCACAACCTGTAATGCAAAAAAGACAAGCAGAAATAAAATCTAAGTTTTCTGGTGATCCAAAGAAACAACAAGAAGAATTAGGAAAACTAATGGGCGAATTTGGCAGTCCTCTTGCTGGTTGCCTTCCGTTAATTGTTCAAATGCCTGTTTTGTTTGCTTTATTTGCAACACTTAGGGGCTCACCATTTGCAGATGTCCCTTACAACATAAATCTCAAAGTAGTTCCTCAGGATCAAATTGCAGCTATAGATCCAAAGCCATATAAATCACCAAGACACTCTATTTTTATTACAGAAAAATCACATTTCCCTGTAGTAGCAACAATTCCTAATGGAACGAAATTGGGTACAGAAGAATCAATCAAAATAAATCTGCAAACAACAAATGGTAATAGCTATTCGGAAGTACTTTCTAATTACGATAATGGCTCAAATTTTCTTCCTACCTGGAAAGTTTCAAAAGGATCCGAAAATATAAAAGTAACCCAAGACGGTACAGTAACTGCTATTAAACCAGGTGATGCAACAATTGAAGCAAAAATTCCAGGTTTAGCTGCTAAAAGTGGATTTCTTTTTATTAAAGCACTTGGCCAAGTTGGGTTTTATGTTGATGGCTCTATCAACTGGGATATTGCTGCACTTGTAGGTGCCTTTGGATTAACTTTACTACTCTCGCAAGTTTTATCTAGCCAAGGGATGCCATCAAATCCTCAACAATCCACAGCGAACAAAATCACACCAGTAATGATTACAGGTATGTTTTTGTTTTTTCCACTTCCTGCAGGAGTATTGCTTTATATGGTTGTTGCAAACATTTTCCAAGCATTTCAGACCTTTCTTTTAAATAGAGAAGCTCTCCCAGAGAATCTTCAGAAAATTTTAGATCAACAATTATTAGGGAAAAATGAAGCAATAACAACTACTTCGTCAACTATTTCAGAGAAAAGATTACCTTTTGAACCTAATAGTAAAAAATAG
- a CDS encoding PH domain-containing protein codes for MINMNEETFYQGGPAKSDLFINLIAGITILGLPFTFAAIVRALWLRYKITNKRITIEGGWFGKNKTQVSLNNIEEIRSIPRGFGSYGDMVLILNDGSKVEMKSLSLFREKQQFIEENINKRSQTLNLNEVEGFATKS; via the coding sequence ATGATTAACATGAATGAAGAAACCTTTTACCAAGGTGGGCCTGCTAAAAGTGATTTATTTATAAATTTAATAGCAGGGATAACTATTCTTGGTTTACCTTTTACCTTCGCGGCAATAGTAAGAGCCTTGTGGTTGAGGTATAAAATTACCAATAAGAGAATTACAATTGAAGGTGGTTGGTTTGGGAAGAATAAAACTCAAGTTTCCTTAAATAATATTGAAGAAATCAGATCTATTCCAAGAGGGTTCGGATCATATGGAGATATGGTTCTAATTCTCAATGACGGATCAAAGGTTGAGATGAAGTCATTATCCCTATTCAGAGAAAAGCAACAATTTATTGAAGAAAATATAAATAAAAGATCACAAACACTAAACCTTAATGAGGTTGAAGGATTTGCAACTAAATCCTAA
- the rnpA gene encoding ribonuclease P protein component — protein sequence MALPKDMRLKGHRTFNYIHKNSMKYHGTLMTFKLAKPNPEILLSHKPKNISNNLRVAIAISKKVSKKAVDRNKIRRILQEWLLTNIKKINNHKPYWLLVNLKFGDFCNDKNKLLEEFQNLMFKSSLIK from the coding sequence ATGGCCTTACCTAAAGATATGCGTTTAAAAGGTCATAGGACTTTTAATTATATCCATAAAAATTCCATGAAATATCATGGAACTTTAATGACTTTCAAACTAGCAAAACCAAATCCTGAAATTCTTTTATCTCATAAACCTAAAAATATTTCAAACAATTTGCGAGTTGCTATTGCTATTAGTAAAAAAGTTTCAAAAAAAGCTGTAGATAGAAATAAAATTAGAAGGATTTTGCAAGAGTGGTTACTAACAAATATAAAAAAAATTAATAACCACAAACCTTATTGGTTACTTGTTAACCTTAAATTTGGAGATTTCTGCAATGATAAAAATAAACTTTTGGAGGAATTTCAAAATTTAATGTTCAAATCTAGTCTTATCAAATGA
- the rpmH gene encoding 50S ribosomal protein L34, with protein sequence MTKRTFGGTSRKRKRVSGFRVRMRSHTGRRVIKSRRQKGRERVAV encoded by the coding sequence ATGACTAAAAGAACTTTTGGCGGAACTTCAAGAAAAAGAAAACGTGTATCTGGTTTTAGAGTTAGAATGCGCTCTCATACTGGGAGAAGAGTGATTAAAAGCAGAAGGCAAAAAGGTAGAGAAAGAGTAGCCGTCTAA
- a CDS encoding DUF2808 domain-containing protein: MFNKKKKFALNLKILRILLIPTILILTPFFNNKQEAYAGLEFQWDQDSGFRRLKWFQKENRKRFKNKIYFFFRPSDRKAELLKINLAIPKTFKSTLKNEKISFCKVKIGGFDSRTKCLENIPADIEIKTDESSLRSIDVYPYKPIPSNKDSYAIVLRVFNPKKSGLYQFHSYGQPKGQSVSSYLGSWTIVID; this comes from the coding sequence ATGTTTAATAAGAAAAAGAAATTTGCTTTAAATCTTAAAATTTTAAGGATTCTTCTTATTCCTACTATTTTAATTTTAACTCCATTCTTCAATAACAAGCAGGAAGCTTATGCTGGTTTAGAATTCCAGTGGGACCAAGACTCTGGCTTCAGAAGATTAAAATGGTTTCAAAAAGAAAATAGAAAAAGATTTAAAAATAAAATATATTTTTTCTTTAGACCATCTGATAGAAAGGCTGAGCTTTTAAAAATAAATCTAGCCATCCCAAAAACTTTTAAATCAACTCTAAAAAATGAAAAAATAAGTTTTTGCAAAGTAAAAATAGGAGGGTTTGACAGTAGAACTAAATGCCTAGAAAATATACCTGCAGATATCGAAATAAAAACTGATGAATCATCATTACGATCAATAGATGTATACCCCTATAAGCCAATACCCTCGAATAAAGATAGTTATGCAATTGTTCTCAGAGTCTTTAATCCAAAAAAATCAGGCCTTTACCAATTCCACTCATATGGGCAACCTAAAGGACAATCAGTTTCAAGTTATTTAGGAAGCTGGACTATAGTGATCGATTAA
- the aroH gene encoding chorismate mutase, whose translation MYEIMKDEYKITFIRGATTATGNSIKEIEDAVVELIDELISRNNLIEANILSITFTTTKDLDACFPASIARKYNGLNSVAFLDCQQMYVSNDVDFCIRLMAQVLLPSNFPVKHPYLRGASKLRTDRC comes from the coding sequence ATGTATGAAATAATGAAAGATGAATATAAAATTACTTTTATTCGAGGGGCTACAACAGCAACTGGAAATTCTATTAAAGAGATTGAAGATGCTGTAGTGGAATTAATAGATGAGTTGATTTCACGAAATAATCTTATTGAGGCAAACATATTATCCATTACTTTTACCACAACTAAAGATTTGGATGCATGTTTCCCTGCTTCAATTGCAAGAAAATATAACGGACTTAATTCAGTGGCATTTTTAGACTGTCAACAAATGTACGTGTCTAATGATGTAGATTTTTGTATAAGATTAATGGCACAAGTTTTATTACCTTCAAATTTTCCTGTAAAGCATCCGTACTTAAGAGGAGCTTCAAAATTAAGAACCGATAGATGTTAA
- the sppA gene encoding signal peptide peptidase SppA, whose protein sequence is MIWPFRRKSKKRMARIVIDEPITSSTRVSVLKALKQIEDREFPALIVRIDSPGGTVGDSQEIYSAIKRLKDKGCKVIASFGNISASGGVYIGVASDKIVANPGTITGSIGVIIRGNNLSELLDKIGIKFETVKSGVFKDILSPDKPLSEEGRGLLQGLIDESYKQFTEAVAEGRSLPVEEVRKFADGRIFTGTQAKELGLVDEIGDEFVARELAAKMVDIDPKIQPLTFGKKKKKILGIIPGSKIIERVFNYIFFEIDSSNKILWLYKP, encoded by the coding sequence ATGATTTGGCCTTTTAGACGAAAGTCAAAAAAAAGAATGGCTCGTATTGTAATTGATGAGCCCATTACTAGTTCCACAAGAGTTTCCGTCCTTAAAGCTCTTAAACAAATTGAGGATAGAGAATTTCCTGCTCTAATCGTGAGAATTGATTCCCCAGGTGGCACGGTAGGCGATAGTCAAGAAATATACTCTGCTATTAAAAGACTAAAAGATAAAGGATGTAAAGTTATCGCTAGTTTTGGAAACATATCAGCCTCTGGAGGAGTTTACATTGGAGTTGCATCTGACAAAATTGTTGCAAATCCAGGCACAATTACAGGATCTATTGGTGTGATTATAAGAGGTAATAATTTATCTGAATTATTAGATAAAATTGGAATAAAATTCGAAACTGTTAAGAGTGGCGTATTTAAGGATATCTTATCTCCAGATAAACCGCTAAGCGAGGAAGGTAGAGGACTCCTACAAGGTCTAATAGATGAAAGCTATAAACAATTCACTGAAGCTGTTGCTGAAGGAAGAAGTTTACCTGTTGAAGAAGTAAGAAAATTTGCAGATGGAAGGATTTTCACCGGTACACAAGCAAAAGAACTTGGACTGGTAGATGAGATCGGAGATGAATTTGTTGCGAGGGAACTTGCTGCAAAAATGGTTGATATTGATCCTAAAATACAGCCCCTAACATTTGGGAAGAAAAAAAAGAAAATACTCGGCATAATACCTGGTAGTAAAATTATTGAAAGAGTTTTTAATTACATCTTTTTTGAAATTGATTCATCCAATAAAATACTTTGGTTATACAAGCCCTAA
- a CDS encoding DMT family transporter, which translates to MNSILNWFLMILPFALWGTSMAAMTPLVSSAGPEFVASLRLLPAGILVLITTYLFKRDLKIYKCDLKWFFVFTIIDGTLFQLFLTYGIEKTGAGLGSVLIDSQPLLVAILARAIFGNLINPIGWLGLLFGLGGIVFLGIPQEFLEKWWLMSDRAINDVAFNFGELWMLAASLTMALGTILIRFTCTKSDPIAVTGWHMVLGSFPLIIRHCLQSNFQIIPNWSIFDWGLMSFASIFGGAIAYGLFFYFANNKEITGFSTLAFLTPVFALLSGGIWLDERLTILQWIGVVFVLISVFFVSQRRSLWENKFTDTTI; encoded by the coding sequence ATGAATTCAATCCTAAATTGGTTTTTAATGATACTCCCTTTTGCACTTTGGGGTACTTCAATGGCGGCGATGACGCCATTAGTATCTAGTGCTGGGCCTGAGTTTGTCGCTTCTCTAAGATTACTTCCCGCAGGAATTCTTGTTCTAATAACAACATATTTGTTTAAAAGAGATTTGAAAATTTATAAGTGCGATTTGAAGTGGTTTTTTGTTTTTACCATTATCGATGGGACTTTGTTTCAGCTGTTTTTGACTTATGGTATAGAAAAAACTGGAGCAGGCTTAGGTTCTGTATTGATTGATTCTCAGCCACTTTTAGTAGCGATTTTGGCAAGAGCAATTTTTGGGAATTTAATTAATCCAATAGGATGGTTAGGATTGTTGTTTGGCTTAGGTGGAATAGTGTTCTTAGGAATTCCTCAAGAATTTTTAGAAAAATGGTGGTTAATGTCAGATAGGGCTATCAATGATGTAGCTTTTAACTTTGGAGAACTTTGGATGCTGGCAGCTTCTCTCACAATGGCTCTAGGAACAATTTTAATAAGGTTCACTTGTACCAAAAGTGATCCAATAGCAGTTACTGGATGGCATATGGTTTTAGGTAGTTTCCCCTTAATTATTAGGCATTGCTTACAATCAAATTTTCAAATAATCCCCAACTGGTCAATCTTTGATTGGGGACTCATGTCATTTGCAAGTATCTTCGGAGGAGCAATAGCTTATGGCTTGTTTTTCTACTTTGCAAATAATAAAGAAATAACTGGATTTAGTACTCTTGCTTTTTTAACTCCCGTTTTTGCTCTTCTAAGTGGAGGTATTTGGTTAGATGAAAGACTTACTATTTTGCAATGGATAGGAGTGGTTTTTGTTCTTATCTCGGTATTTTTTGTTAGCCAGAGAAGGTCTTTGTGGGAGAATAAATTTACAGACACTACTATTTAA
- a CDS encoding glycosyltransferase family 4 protein has product MRIVLISTPIGFLGSGLGGGVELTLNSLVSGLLSLGHSVDVIAPKNSKLCDSNNKAKLHFLEGEDQISWQHQDFNSPVIIPDNSLLAEMIEKGLDIVKQADVMLNMSYDWLPIWMTLNIDKPIAHIISMGSESLVINNLISKVYAKYPHNFAFHSKTQANDYHFIKNPTIIGNGFKLDDYIFQDSMNGPLAWVGRVAPEKGLEDAVYVADQLGEKLNVWGVLEDEPYASKIEQSFPKGTINWMGFLATDALQKELGKCRVLLNTPKWNEAYGNVIVEALACGVPVVAYKRGGPSEIIQHGQTGFLVDADDKENMLHYVKIISKIRRKNCREWVEKNASTNIFANKVVNWLNKVINAYK; this is encoded by the coding sequence ATGCGTATAGTTTTGATCAGTACTCCAATAGGTTTCCTTGGAAGTGGCCTAGGCGGAGGGGTAGAGTTGACATTGAATTCTTTAGTTTCGGGTTTGCTCTCTTTGGGTCACTCGGTAGATGTGATAGCCCCAAAAAATTCTAAATTATGTGATAGCAACAATAAAGCAAAATTACATTTTTTAGAAGGTGAAGATCAAATTAGTTGGCAGCATCAAGATTTCAATTCTCCGGTAATTATTCCAGATAACTCACTCCTAGCAGAAATGATAGAAAAGGGATTAGACATCGTAAAACAAGCAGATGTAATGTTGAACATGTCTTACGATTGGTTACCTATTTGGATGACTCTTAACATAGATAAACCTATCGCTCATATTATTAGTATGGGTTCTGAGAGTTTAGTAATAAATAATTTAATTTCTAAAGTATATGCTAAATATCCTCATAATTTTGCCTTTCATTCAAAAACACAAGCTAATGATTATCACTTTATAAAAAACCCAACAATAATTGGGAATGGTTTTAAACTGGATGATTATATTTTTCAAGATTCAATGAATGGACCTTTGGCTTGGGTTGGAAGAGTGGCGCCGGAGAAAGGTTTAGAAGATGCAGTTTACGTAGCAGACCAACTTGGTGAAAAACTTAATGTTTGGGGGGTTTTAGAAGATGAGCCTTATGCTTCAAAGATAGAACAATCATTTCCTAAAGGAACTATAAATTGGATGGGGTTTTTAGCAACTGATGCATTACAAAAAGAACTGGGTAAATGTAGGGTATTGTTAAATACTCCAAAATGGAACGAAGCTTATGGGAACGTTATAGTTGAGGCTTTAGCTTGTGGGGTACCAGTTGTAGCGTATAAAAGGGGTGGTCCCAGTGAAATTATTCAGCACGGCCAAACAGGATTTCTCGTTGATGCTGATGATAAAGAAAACATGCTTCACTATGTAAAGATTATTTCAAAAATTAGGCGTAAAAATTGTAGAGAATGGGTTGAAAAAAATGCTTCCACAAATATATTTGCTAACAAGGTTGTGAACTGGCTTAATAAGGTAATCAACGCGTATAAGTAG
- a CDS encoding glycosyltransferase family 39 protein has translation MIFFNSKKRVITSFIILISGIIILILDLGTTGLVDETPPLFAATARAMSESGDWLTPKVNGMFRFDKPPLIYWMMGFFYSLPGNEIWDSLGTLSARLPSALGSLFVMLMIGDTLFCWPQKGDRELLTPIVASLAFALSPLIIVWSRTAVSDALLTGTLGISLLLFWRRMASNNNDHCISAWVFLGFAILTKGPVAFVLTFFTITSFLLTQKDWRSLLYRINPKKGLLITTLISSPWYILELIKEGKPFWDNFFGYHNFQRFTSVVNNHAEPVWFFLYIMILASLPFTPFLFHGIFEAFKDFLDGLKKTRPVYETLNIYSLCWLTSVLIFFSISATKLPSYWLPAIPAASILISNSFINLRKQNKTYRYLWIFYILILFGVALALFFSNSWLGSINDPEMPNLASDLLSSGIIFKAKLFFSLFTILSIILFSLKFKNIFIYLQILLLIGQSFLMSPIRKLVDTSRQLPLRNISKLILGIREGKETLAMIGIRKPSLHYYSGQIVFYEPSTKEGLINLSERLITDRRINYKDQPNYEYKSLLVVIDNYSSKKLHWSNINHQELGEFGIYNLWRIQKSDLNKYSDFLIQNGYKSDWKNRKVEKF, from the coding sequence ATGATTTTTTTTAACTCAAAAAAAAGGGTTATAACCTCTTTTATAATTTTAATTTCCGGGATTATTATATTAATTTTGGATTTAGGGACAACAGGGTTGGTAGATGAAACTCCTCCTTTATTTGCCGCTACTGCTCGAGCAATGAGTGAATCTGGTGATTGGTTAACTCCAAAAGTTAATGGGATGTTCCGTTTTGATAAGCCTCCACTGATTTATTGGATGATGGGTTTTTTTTATTCGTTACCAGGAAATGAGATTTGGGATAGTTTAGGGACACTTTCAGCAAGACTCCCGTCAGCTTTGGGATCATTATTTGTAATGTTGATGATTGGAGATACATTGTTTTGTTGGCCACAGAAAGGTGATAGGGAATTGCTTACCCCAATTGTCGCTTCATTAGCTTTTGCTCTTTCTCCATTGATAATTGTCTGGAGTAGAACTGCTGTAAGTGATGCTCTATTAACTGGAACTTTAGGGATTAGCCTTCTTTTATTTTGGAGAAGAATGGCAAGTAATAATAATGATCATTGCATCTCAGCATGGGTATTTTTAGGTTTTGCAATTTTAACTAAAGGACCTGTAGCATTTGTTTTAACATTTTTTACCATTACCTCTTTTTTATTAACTCAAAAGGATTGGAGAAGTTTGCTTTACAGGATAAATCCCAAGAAAGGATTGCTTATAACAACTCTTATAAGTTCTCCCTGGTACATTTTAGAACTAATAAAGGAAGGCAAGCCTTTTTGGGACAACTTTTTTGGTTATCATAATTTCCAAAGATTTACATCAGTTGTTAATAATCATGCAGAACCTGTCTGGTTTTTTCTTTACATAATGATATTGGCTTCATTACCATTCACACCTTTTCTTTTTCACGGTATATTTGAAGCTTTTAAGGATTTTTTGGATGGTCTTAAAAAAACTCGTCCAGTTTATGAAACTTTAAATATATATTCTCTATGCTGGTTAACTTCAGTTTTAATATTTTTTAGTATTTCTGCTACTAAATTACCAAGTTATTGGCTGCCTGCGATACCAGCAGCCTCAATTCTGATAAGTAATAGTTTTATAAATTTAAGAAAACAAAATAAAACTTATAGGTATTTATGGATTTTTTATATTTTGATTTTGTTTGGAGTCGCACTAGCATTATTTTTCTCAAATAGTTGGTTAGGTTCCATAAACGATCCCGAAATGCCAAATTTAGCTTCTGATCTACTAAGCTCTGGAATAATTTTCAAAGCTAAGTTGTTTTTCTCTTTATTTACAATTCTTTCTATAATTTTATTTTCTTTGAAATTTAAAAATATCTTTATTTATCTTCAAATATTACTTTTAATTGGACAATCTTTTTTAATGTCTCCAATTAGAAAATTAGTAGATACTTCAAGGCAATTACCTTTGCGTAATATCTCAAAATTAATTTTAGGTATTCGTGAAGGTAAGGAAACATTAGCAATGATTGGGATAAGAAAACCTTCTTTACATTATTATTCTGGACAAATAGTTTTTTATGAACCAAGTACCAAAGAAGGATTAATTAATCTGTCAGAAAGATTAATTACTGATAGGAGAATAAATTATAAAGATCAACCTAATTATGAATACAAATCTTTATTGGTTGTGATAGACAATTATTCTTCAAAAAAACTTCATTGGTCAAATATTAATCATCAAGAATTGGGGGAATTTGGGATTTATAATTTATGGCGTATTCAGAAAAGTGATTTGAATAAATATTCGGATTTTCTAATTCAAAACGGTTATAAATCAGATTGGAAAAATAGAAAAGTTGAGAAGTTTTAA
- a CDS encoding CopG family transcriptional regulator, whose product MKSANPENEYIPLELRISVRRDTLRLISEMADDMGISINEVFSFLAEDSVIDLELLEDLNEIEIPSKCSLNDLKNAILKKKLC is encoded by the coding sequence ATGAAGTCAGCAAATCCTGAAAATGAATATATTCCTTTAGAGCTAAGGATATCTGTGAGGAGGGATACTTTAAGACTCATCTCAGAGATGGCTGACGATATGGGGATAAGCATTAATGAAGTTTTTAGTTTTTTAGCTGAAGATTCTGTTATTGATCTGGAATTACTTGAAGATTTGAATGAAATTGAAATCCCAAGTAAATGTAGCCTTAATGATCTGAAAAACGCTATTCTTAAAAAAAAGCTTTGTTAA
- a CDS encoding AEC family transporter, translating to MGLLLKEGIDINLIKSATLAFSLIGFLLVLINIFPAFKNRLPNYTFQLAGLIGNTSFLGIPIAIALLPSTTINFTIGFDLGTTLFAWIFGPFFLQGKSQNNNLPYIKGLFNALINSPASRGIIGVLVAYIFQIDGILGNYLWVPARIVIALAIIIVGTRLGLITNQKGKTFDLNKEIKYSILLKLFILPFIVFLLSNFLNYDFYQSSAMILQAATPTAISTILMAEAYGVKQKVASKILFTTTLTSIVTIPLLTIFMNAFN from the coding sequence ATGGGCCTTTTATTAAAAGAGGGAATAGATATAAACCTTATAAAAAGTGCAACCCTGGCATTTTCATTAATAGGATTTTTATTAGTTCTTATAAATATATTTCCAGCATTTAAAAACAGACTTCCAAATTACACTTTTCAACTTGCAGGCTTAATTGGTAATACATCATTTCTTGGAATACCAATTGCAATAGCTCTTCTTCCATCTACGACTATAAACTTTACTATTGGATTTGATTTAGGTACCACACTATTCGCTTGGATTTTTGGACCTTTTTTTCTTCAAGGAAAATCCCAAAACAACAACTTGCCATATATCAAAGGGTTATTTAATGCTTTGATAAATAGTCCCGCATCAAGAGGAATCATTGGTGTACTCGTAGCATATATTTTCCAAATAGATGGGATATTAGGAAATTATCTTTGGGTACCTGCAAGAATAGTAATTGCTTTGGCAATAATAATCGTTGGAACAAGACTTGGATTAATAACCAATCAAAAAGGTAAGACTTTTGATCTTAATAAAGAAATTAAATATTCAATTTTACTAAAGTTATTTATTCTTCCTTTTATTGTTTTTTTATTAAGTAATTTTTTAAATTATGACTTCTATCAATCATCGGCAATGATATTACAAGCTGCAACTCCAACTGCAATATCAACCATCTTAATGGCAGAAGCCTATGGAGTGAAACAAAAGGTCGCTTCAAAAATTCTTTTTACTACAACTTTAACTTCAATAGTGACTATTCCACTTTTGACAATTTTCATGAATGCATTTAATTAA
- a CDS encoding SemiSWEET transporter: MNIDIFGYFAAILTTTAFLPQLIKTLKTKKADDVSLTTLIMFIIGVFSWIIYGYKISSIPILIANLITLILNLLILFSKIYFSRV; this comes from the coding sequence ATGAATATTGATATATTCGGATATTTTGCGGCAATCTTAACAACAACTGCGTTTTTGCCTCAATTAATTAAGACATTAAAAACAAAAAAAGCGGATGATGTTTCTTTGACAACTTTAATAATGTTTATTATTGGAGTATTTTCTTGGATTATTTACGGATATAAGATCTCTTCCATACCAATATTGATAGCAAATTTAATTACCCTAATTTTAAATCTATTAATATTATTCTCCAAAATATATTTTTCAAGAGTTTAA